In the Ruminococcus sp. OA3 genome, one interval contains:
- a CDS encoding TIGR00266 family protein — protein MRYEIKGDTLPVVICQLEEGETMITEGGGMAWMSPNMAMETSTNGGIGKAFGRMFSGDTFFQNRYTAKGGPGMISFASCFPGSIKAFDITPGQEMIVQKSAFLASEHTVELSLHFQKKISSGLFGGEGFILQKLSGTGTVFTEFDGHVVEYELKEEQQIVIDTGHLAAMSASCQMEIRTVPGVKNMLFGGEGLFNTVVTGPGHVWLQTMPISNVAGVLRPYMPTGN, from the coding sequence ATGAGATATGAAATTAAAGGAGACACACTTCCTGTTGTTATCTGCCAGCTTGAGGAAGGCGAGACGATGATCACTGAAGGCGGAGGAATGGCCTGGATGTCTCCGAATATGGCTATGGAGACGTCTACAAACGGGGGAATCGGAAAGGCTTTTGGAAGGATGTTCTCGGGAGACACCTTTTTTCAGAATCGGTATACGGCAAAAGGCGGACCGGGTATGATCTCTTTTGCATCCTGCTTCCCCGGATCCATCAAAGCTTTTGATATTACACCCGGTCAGGAGATGATCGTTCAGAAATCCGCATTTTTGGCATCAGAACATACTGTGGAGCTTTCTCTTCATTTTCAGAAAAAGATCAGTTCCGGATTGTTTGGAGGGGAAGGATTTATCCTTCAGAAGCTCAGCGGAACCGGAACCGTATTTACCGAATTTGACGGACATGTGGTTGAATATGAACTAAAAGAAGAGCAGCAGATCGTGATCGATACCGGCCATCTTGCAGCGATGTCTGCAAGCTGCCAGATGGAAATCCGCACAGTACCTGGAGTAAAAAATATGCTGTTCGGAGGAGAAGGCCTGTTTAATACGGTGGTAACAGGACCCGGGCATGTATGGCTTCAGACAATGCCGATCAGTAATGTTGCGGGTGTACTGCGTCCGTATATGCCGACAGGTAATTAG
- the ribD gene encoding bifunctional diaminohydroxyphosphoribosylaminopyrimidine deaminase/5-amino-6-(5-phosphoribosylamino)uracil reductase RibD: protein MQDTDYMRRAIELAVKGRGWTSPNPMVGAVIVKDGHIIGAGYHEQYGQLHAERNALAACTQLPEGAVVYVTLEPCCHYGKTPPCTEALIEAKVSRVVIGSRDPNPRVSGKGAAILREAGIEVTEDFLKRECDEINPVFFHYITTRQPYVALKYAMTADGKIAAYTGKSQWITGEEARSHVHRLRHYYSGIMVGTGTVLEDDPMLNCRLKNGKSPTRIVCDSKLRIPENSRLCQTARDIPLIVACAHADPEKKKRLQALGAEIAEVPGADGRVDIKRLMEILGEKGIDSLLVEGGASLNYSVMKAGIAKKCYVYIGSKIFGGEGAKSPVGGQGCDSPENAVLLGRPKVHTFGEDLMLEYEVRKGVVPCSPES, encoded by the coding sequence TTGCAGGATACGGATTATATGAGAAGAGCAATAGAGCTGGCTGTAAAAGGCAGGGGGTGGACCAGTCCGAATCCTATGGTCGGGGCAGTAATTGTGAAAGACGGGCATATTATAGGGGCGGGATACCATGAACAGTATGGGCAGCTTCATGCAGAGCGAAATGCCCTGGCCGCATGTACGCAGCTGCCTGAAGGGGCGGTCGTTTATGTAACGCTGGAACCGTGCTGCCATTATGGAAAGACTCCTCCGTGCACCGAGGCTCTGATTGAGGCGAAGGTATCAAGAGTGGTGATCGGGTCCAGGGACCCGAATCCCAGAGTTTCAGGGAAAGGGGCTGCTATCCTGCGGGAGGCGGGAATCGAAGTGACGGAGGATTTTCTGAAAAGGGAGTGTGATGAGATAAACCCGGTATTTTTTCATTACATTACGACCAGACAGCCATATGTGGCATTGAAATATGCGATGACGGCAGATGGAAAGATTGCCGCATATACTGGGAAGTCGCAGTGGATCACAGGGGAAGAAGCCAGAAGCCACGTACACAGGCTTCGCCACTATTACAGCGGTATAATGGTCGGGACCGGGACAGTGCTGGAAGATGATCCTATGTTAAACTGCCGCCTGAAAAATGGAAAATCGCCGACGCGGATTGTGTGTGACAGTAAGCTTCGTATACCGGAGAACAGCAGATTATGTCAGACAGCCCGTGATATTCCCCTGATTGTGGCGTGTGCACATGCCGATCCGGAGAAAAAGAAACGTCTGCAGGCGCTGGGAGCAGAGATCGCTGAAGTTCCAGGTGCAGACGGACGGGTGGATATAAAAAGACTGATGGAAATCCTCGGGGAAAAGGGGATCGACAGCTTGCTGGTCGAAGGCGGAGCTTCACTGAACTACAGCGTGATGAAAGCCGGCATTGCGAAAAAGTGTTATGTATATATCGGGTCAAAAATATTCGGCGGGGAAGGAGCAAAGAGTCCTGTGGGCGGACAGGGATGTGATTCCCCGGAAAATGCAGTGCTGCTTGGCAGGCCCAAAGTCCATACATTTGGAGAAGACCTTATGTTGGAATATGAAGTGAGGAAAGGAGTGGTGCCATGTTCACCGGAATCATAG
- a CDS encoding DMT family transporter, which produces MKQYKGIIYIIISAFCFALMNVFVRLSGELPSVQKSFFRNFVAFLFAAAIMIRRQIPVRCRAGNFRFLLLRSVFGTLGILCNFYAVDHLVLADASMLNKMSPFFAIVFSYIILKEKVTPMQALAVAGAFIGSLFIIKPTLLNMDLIPSLIGLLGGIGAGAAYTMVRLLGERGEEGPRIVCVFSGFSCLVTLPFLIFDYHPMTWQQLGILLLAGGSAAGGQFSITAAYCYAPAKEISIYDYSQIIFSAVLGFVIFGQLPDMLSWLGYVMICGMAVMMFFYNRRGYRKVAETHTR; this is translated from the coding sequence GTGAAACAGTATAAAGGGATTATCTATATAATTATTTCAGCGTTTTGCTTTGCACTGATGAATGTATTTGTGCGTTTGTCCGGAGAGCTTCCGTCTGTACAGAAGAGCTTTTTCAGGAACTTTGTCGCATTTTTATTTGCAGCCGCTATTATGATACGGCGGCAGATCCCTGTCAGATGCAGAGCCGGAAACTTCAGGTTTCTGCTGCTGCGGTCAGTATTCGGTACGCTCGGCATACTTTGCAATTTTTATGCAGTGGATCATCTGGTACTTGCGGATGCGTCCATGCTGAATAAAATGTCGCCGTTTTTTGCAATTGTATTCAGCTATATTATCCTGAAAGAAAAAGTAACTCCGATGCAGGCGCTGGCAGTAGCGGGAGCATTTATCGGCAGTCTGTTTATCATCAAGCCAACCCTGCTCAATATGGATCTGATTCCCTCACTGATTGGACTGCTGGGGGGGATCGGGGCTGGAGCTGCCTATACAATGGTGCGTCTGCTGGGAGAGCGCGGTGAAGAGGGACCAAGGATCGTCTGTGTGTTTTCTGGATTTTCATGTCTTGTCACGCTGCCCTTTCTGATCTTTGATTACCATCCAATGACATGGCAGCAGCTTGGTATCCTGCTTCTTGCAGGGGGAAGTGCAGCAGGGGGGCAGTTCTCCATCACAGCAGCCTACTGTTATGCTCCGGCAAAAGAGATTTCAATCTATGACTACTCACAGATTATTTTTTCAGCTGTTCTGGGGTTTGTGATCTTTGGGCAGCTTCCGGATATGCTCAGCTGGCTGGGGTATGTGATGATCTGTGGCATGGCGGTTATGATGTTTTTTTATAACAGGCGCGGTTACAGAAAAGTAGCAGAAACGCATACGCGGTGA
- a CDS encoding MBL fold metallo-hydrolase has protein sequence MKVTALTENRSSGDLLGEHGLSVYIEYQGKKYLLDTGSTGLFLENAKKLGIEIAEVDTAFLSHVHYDHSGGFGAFFEVNKKASVYLQTDAGRGRYYKITDSGEKYIGIPEGLLDTYRERFVFVDGNLSCGEGIHLLAHHTPGICARAEKAHMYHKVAGTVKVDDLKHEQSLIFETRKGLVILNSCCHAGVDVVVEEAQHAFPEKPIQAVIGGFHLMGSDGADTMAGTREDIVALAERLTQLGDFLIYTGHCTGMPAFEILQQELGKRIAYFSTGTRVIL, from the coding sequence ATGAAAGTTACAGCTCTTACGGAAAATCGATCATCCGGCGATCTCTTAGGAGAACATGGACTGTCCGTCTACATTGAATATCAGGGAAAAAAATACCTGCTTGATACTGGCAGCACCGGTTTGTTTCTGGAAAATGCGAAAAAACTGGGGATTGAGATCGCCGAAGTTGATACTGCTTTTTTGTCACATGTTCATTATGATCATTCCGGGGGGTTCGGAGCATTTTTTGAAGTGAATAAGAAAGCCAGTGTATATCTGCAAACGGATGCCGGGCGCGGCAGATATTATAAGATTACAGATTCCGGTGAAAAATATATAGGGATACCCGAAGGACTTTTGGATACATACAGAGAAAGATTCGTCTTTGTAGACGGCAACCTGAGCTGCGGGGAAGGCATTCATCTCCTTGCGCATCATACACCGGGAATCTGTGCGAGAGCTGAGAAGGCACATATGTACCATAAGGTGGCCGGAACGGTTAAAGTGGATGATCTGAAGCACGAACAAAGCCTTATATTTGAGACGCGAAAAGGGCTGGTTATACTGAACAGCTGCTGTCATGCAGGTGTGGATGTTGTGGTGGAGGAAGCACAGCACGCATTCCCTGAGAAGCCGATCCAGGCAGTTATCGGGGGATTTCATCTGATGGGAAGTGATGGAGCTGATACGATGGCGGGGACCAGAGAAGATATTGTTGCGCTGGCGGAACGGCTGACACAGCTTGGGGATTTTTTGATTTATACGGGACACTGTACAGGAATGCCGGCCTTTGAAATTCTGCAGCAGGAGCTGGGGAAGAGAATCGCTTATTTTTCAACGGGGACACGGGTGATACTTTGA
- a CDS encoding calcium-translocating P-type ATPase, PMCA-type encodes MKAYLETYDSVLEEQDSDFNGISSQEAARRLGQFGKNRLKEGKHKNLLQRFLKQLVDPMIIILIAAAVVSAITAAYSGESFADVIIIVAVVLINAVLGVVQENKAEQAIAALQEIAAATSKVLRDGQQHTVRSEELVPGDVIILEAGDSVPADARLLECASMKAEEAALTGESVPVNKTADPLTCSEQKDIPLGDRKNMAYMGSTIVYGRGRAVVTGTGMNTEMGKIADALDKAQDGETPLQIKLNQLSRILSFVVIGICAFIFALDIIRSYPDITFNTMIDTFMVAVSLAVAAIPEGLATVVTIVLSMGVTKMSRQNAVIRRLTAVETLGCTQIICSDKTGTLTQNKMTVVEHRGDDEALLARAMALCSDAQLDEKNEAIGEPTECALVNYAYSVSLSKNELNAQMPRIGEAPFDSQRKMMSTIHKDTRGSVIQFTKGAPDEVLKRCTHLWKNGEIIPLTDPEREHILQQNKDMADRALRVLCAAMRIWSTPPAAYDSTQLEQDLCYIGLTGMIDPIRPEVKDAIAKCRSAGIRPIMITGDHKDTAVAIAKQLGIIKESREAVTGAELNDITDENFREKIKEYSVYARVQPEHKVRIVNTWRELGFITAMTGDGVNDAPSIKNADIGVGMGITGTDVTKNVADMVLADDNFATIVNAVAEGRRIYDNIRKSIQFLLSANLSEVISIFVATLLGFTVLKPVHLLWVNLITDCFPALALGMEKEESNIMKRPPRNAKEGIFAGGMGFDVIAQGIIITIITLTAYFIGHYVESGRFEITTSADGITMAFLSLSMAEIFHSFNMRSRRESVLRLKRQNIFIWGAMILSFLCTTAVIYIPFLSDAFGFEHISLMEYGIAMLLAFSIIPIIEIIKLIQRMIKK; translated from the coding sequence ATGAAGGCATATCTGGAAACGTATGACTCAGTTCTGGAGGAGCAGGACTCAGATTTTAACGGTATCAGCTCACAGGAGGCCGCCCGCCGTCTGGGACAGTTCGGAAAAAACAGGCTGAAAGAGGGAAAACATAAAAACCTGCTGCAGCGTTTTCTTAAACAACTGGTCGATCCGATGATCATTATTCTGATCGCGGCTGCTGTTGTCTCAGCCATTACAGCAGCCTACTCCGGAGAATCTTTTGCAGATGTTATCATAATCGTTGCCGTCGTGCTGATCAACGCTGTTCTCGGTGTTGTTCAGGAGAACAAAGCCGAACAGGCGATCGCAGCACTGCAGGAAATCGCCGCTGCCACATCCAAAGTACTTCGTGACGGTCAGCAGCATACAGTACGCAGTGAAGAACTGGTACCCGGTGACGTTATAATCCTGGAGGCTGGCGATTCTGTGCCTGCAGATGCCCGCTTGCTGGAATGCGCCAGTATGAAAGCAGAGGAAGCTGCACTTACCGGTGAATCTGTCCCCGTCAATAAAACTGCCGATCCGCTGACATGCAGTGAGCAAAAAGACATTCCTCTGGGCGACAGAAAAAATATGGCTTATATGGGCAGTACCATTGTTTACGGACGCGGTCGCGCCGTCGTGACCGGAACCGGCATGAATACGGAAATGGGAAAGATCGCAGATGCCCTTGATAAGGCTCAGGATGGAGAAACTCCGCTACAGATCAAACTGAACCAGCTCAGCAGAATCTTAAGTTTCGTCGTTATCGGCATCTGTGCATTTATCTTTGCCCTGGATATCATCCGGAGTTATCCGGATATCACGTTTAACACTATGATTGATACCTTCATGGTCGCCGTCAGCCTTGCTGTGGCTGCGATACCGGAAGGCCTTGCCACTGTTGTCACCATTGTCCTTTCCATGGGTGTCACAAAGATGTCACGGCAGAATGCCGTTATACGGCGTCTGACTGCTGTAGAAACGCTGGGTTGTACGCAGATTATCTGTTCGGATAAAACCGGTACTCTCACACAGAATAAAATGACAGTCGTGGAGCATCGGGGCGATGATGAAGCACTTCTCGCCAGGGCCATGGCACTGTGCAGTGATGCTCAGCTGGATGAGAAGAATGAAGCCATCGGAGAACCCACCGAGTGTGCACTTGTCAATTATGCATACAGCGTCTCTCTCAGCAAAAATGAGCTGAATGCCCAGATGCCGCGTATCGGAGAAGCTCCATTTGATTCCCAGCGCAAAATGATGAGTACGATTCACAAAGATACCCGTGGTTCTGTTATCCAGTTCACAAAGGGGGCACCGGATGAAGTGCTCAAACGCTGTACTCACCTATGGAAAAACGGTGAGATAATACCGCTGACAGATCCTGAACGTGAGCATATCCTGCAGCAAAATAAAGATATGGCCGACAGGGCTCTCCGTGTTCTATGCGCTGCGATGAGAATCTGGAGCACACCTCCGGCCGCTTATGACAGCACACAGCTGGAGCAGGATCTTTGTTATATCGGACTTACCGGCATGATCGATCCGATCCGGCCAGAGGTGAAAGACGCGATCGCCAAGTGCCGCAGTGCAGGTATCCGTCCGATCATGATCACCGGCGACCACAAAGACACCGCTGTCGCCATTGCGAAACAGCTCGGCATCATAAAAGAATCCCGTGAAGCCGTTACCGGTGCCGAACTCAACGATATAACAGATGAAAATTTCAGAGAAAAGATCAAAGAATACTCCGTATATGCACGTGTACAGCCGGAACACAAGGTCCGCATCGTAAATACCTGGAGAGAGCTGGGCTTCATTACAGCAATGACCGGAGACGGAGTCAATGATGCGCCTTCCATTAAAAATGCTGACATAGGCGTCGGCATGGGAATCACAGGCACAGATGTGACAAAGAATGTGGCCGATATGGTGCTCGCAGATGACAACTTCGCAACAATTGTCAATGCAGTCGCGGAAGGGCGGAGAATCTACGACAATATCCGTAAATCCATCCAGTTTTTACTGTCCGCCAACCTGTCGGAAGTTATTTCGATTTTCGTCGCGACGCTTCTTGGCTTCACTGTTTTAAAACCGGTACACCTGCTATGGGTAAATCTGATCACCGACTGTTTCCCTGCATTGGCTCTGGGCATGGAAAAAGAAGAGAGCAATATCATGAAACGCCCCCCGAGAAATGCCAAAGAGGGAATCTTTGCAGGGGGAATGGGTTTTGATGTCATCGCTCAGGGAATCATCATCACGATCATCACCCTGACGGCATATTTCATCGGGCACTATGTAGAATCCGGTCGTTTTGAAATCACGACAAGTGCAGACGGCATAACAATGGCATTTTTAAGCCTTTCCATGGCAGAGATTTTTCACTCTTTCAATATGCGTTCCCGCCGGGAATCTGTCCTCCGTTTGAAACGGCAGAATATATTTATCTGGGGCGCTATGATACTGTCATTTTTATGTACGACAGCTGTAATCTATATCCCGTTCCTGTCCGATGCTTTTGGATTCGAACACATTTCACTGATGGAATACGGAATCGCAATGCTGCTGGCTTTTTCCATAATTCCGATCATAGAAATCATCAAGCTGATTCAGCGTATGATCAAGAAATAA
- a CDS encoding LysR family transcriptional regulator produces the protein MIDLYILEHLVAFYEYGTLSAAAEKLHVSQPALSRSMQKLESLVNVPLFHHQKNKLTLNDTGIKATEYAKEILALEQNMIDQIRLYDRNTHTITFGSCAPVPESDFLNFAREAYPKKNISSEIKADEELLIGLENQKYLFVILHHIPNDETLFCKHYMDEQLYLNVPDAHPLAKRSSITFDEIGKQNLLLHTHIGIWYDLVREKLPDSSFMKVDEFNDLIQITGTGAFPSFATDISLQRIGNSPAHTAIPITDDCATVSYYFVCKKENSNQLCFLLFP, from the coding sequence ATGATTGATCTATATATCCTTGAACATCTCGTAGCATTTTATGAATATGGCACATTGTCTGCGGCTGCGGAAAAGCTCCATGTCTCCCAGCCTGCCCTTAGTCGTTCTATGCAAAAATTAGAGTCACTTGTGAATGTACCTCTTTTTCATCATCAGAAAAATAAACTTACATTAAATGATACCGGGATCAAAGCCACAGAATATGCCAAAGAAATTTTAGCTTTAGAGCAGAACATGATAGATCAGATTCGTCTATATGATAGAAATACACACACCATTACTTTTGGTAGCTGTGCTCCTGTTCCGGAAAGTGATTTTCTCAATTTTGCCAGAGAGGCTTATCCGAAAAAAAATATTTCTTCTGAAATAAAAGCAGATGAAGAATTACTCATTGGATTAGAAAATCAAAAATACCTGTTTGTAATTCTTCACCATATACCAAATGATGAGACTCTTTTTTGTAAGCATTATATGGATGAGCAGCTTTATCTGAATGTCCCGGATGCACATCCTCTTGCAAAACGTAGTTCTATAACCTTCGATGAAATCGGCAAACAGAATCTGCTTTTACACACACATATTGGAATCTGGTATGATCTCGTCCGTGAAAAATTGCCGGATTCAAGTTTTATGAAGGTCGACGAATTCAATGATTTGATACAGATTACAGGGACTGGCGCTTTTCCTTCTTTCGCTACCGACATTTCTCTGCAGCGTATCGGAAACAGTCCCGCCCATACAGCGATTCCTATTACAGATGATTGTGCAACAGTTTCCTATTATTTTGTATGTAAAAAAGAAAACAGCAATCAATTATGTTTTCTTCTTTTCCCATAG
- a CDS encoding Hsp20/alpha crystallin family protein — MLMPSIFGESLFDEMFRFPYGMRYMSKPSASTEKSAGIPAFMKTDVKEAENGYEVAIDLPGYSKDDVKAELKDGYLTITAFKNSGHEEKDDKTKYIRKERYTGQCSRTFYVGEGVMQDDIKASFRDGILYLGIPKKDKKAVEEPKYIPIEG; from the coding sequence ATGTTGATGCCTAGTATTTTTGGAGAAAGTTTATTTGATGAGATGTTTCGGTTTCCGTATGGAATGCGTTATATGTCCAAACCATCTGCTTCCACAGAGAAATCTGCAGGAATTCCTGCATTTATGAAAACCGATGTAAAGGAAGCAGAAAATGGATACGAGGTGGCGATCGATCTGCCGGGCTACAGCAAAGACGATGTAAAGGCTGAATTGAAAGATGGCTATCTTACCATAACAGCGTTTAAGAACTCCGGGCATGAAGAAAAAGATGACAAAACAAAGTATATTCGCAAAGAACGTTATACAGGTCAGTGCTCCAGAACGTTCTACGTGGGAGAGGGGGTAATGCAGGATGATATAAAAGCATCTTTCAGAGATGGGATTCTGTATCTCGGCATTCCCAAGAAAGACAAAAAGGCTGTGGAAGAGCCGAAATATATCCCCATTGAGGGTTAA
- a CDS encoding MGMT family protein yields the protein MGGSTFAKIYEIVKQIPYGHVATYGQVAMLAGNRRWARVVGYALHANPDPDHIPCYRVVDREGRVSSSFVFGGVNRQIELLEAEGVEFTDGKVQMDKYGWKKTVF from the coding sequence ATGGGAGGCAGTACATTTGCGAAGATATATGAAATTGTAAAACAGATTCCTTACGGGCATGTTGCGACATATGGACAGGTAGCGATGCTTGCGGGCAACAGGAGATGGGCACGCGTTGTCGGTTACGCGCTTCACGCAAATCCTGATCCGGATCATATTCCCTGCTATCGCGTTGTTGACAGAGAAGGAAGAGTATCTTCGTCTTTTGTATTCGGAGGAGTGAACCGGCAGATTGAACTGCTGGAAGCCGAGGGAGTCGAATTTACTGACGGCAAAGTACAGATGGATAAATACGGCTGGAAAAAAACAGTATTTTAA
- a CDS encoding ABC transporter permease, translating to MKTIHGNKLAAIMEMKAKALFSKNFIIMPVFAVGFTFIMKLIYGSIAGSGGMNDQLKGMALSYGALMNITMTGIYCVSAALAEEKEKHTLRALMTSSVNGLEFFLGSLIPVIVMVTVVNAVLVPVVGFGMDGVQWAVYLGISLLSAVASGVIGMIFGIFAKNQITAGTITTPALLVLMMIPMFSGFNAALGKISDFLFTGVMVQIVENMASGNEILVSASSIVVIAAEIIIAVVCFLMIYRRNGYDSE from the coding sequence GTGAAAACAATACATGGAAATAAACTGGCAGCTATCATGGAGATGAAGGCGAAGGCGCTGTTTTCAAAAAACTTTATTATCATGCCGGTATTTGCAGTTGGATTTACATTCATTATGAAACTTATCTACGGATCGATAGCGGGCAGCGGAGGTATGAATGATCAGCTGAAGGGCATGGCTCTGTCCTATGGCGCGCTGATGAACATCACAATGACGGGAATCTACTGCGTCAGCGCTGCGCTGGCTGAGGAGAAAGAAAAGCACACGCTGCGTGCGCTGATGACATCGTCGGTAAATGGTCTGGAATTCTTTCTGGGGAGTCTGATACCGGTCATTGTAATGGTGACTGTGGTGAACGCGGTACTGGTTCCGGTGGTTGGATTTGGGATGGACGGTGTCCAATGGGCTGTTTATCTTGGCATTTCCCTTCTGTCAGCGGTCGCCAGCGGAGTGATCGGCATGATTTTCGGAATTTTCGCAAAGAATCAGATCACTGCCGGAACAATTACGACGCCGGCACTGCTGGTTCTGATGATGATCCCCATGTTTTCCGGGTTTAATGCGGCACTCGGGAAAATATCGGATTTTCTTTTTACCGGGGTCATGGTGCAGATCGTGGAGAATATGGCGAGTGGCAATGAAATTCTCGTGAGCGCTTCCAGCATCGTTGTGATAGCGGCGGAGATTATTATTGCTGTTGTATGCTTTCTGATGATTTACCGGAGAAATGGTTATGATTCGGAATAG
- a CDS encoding aldo/keto reductase → MEFVTLNNGVKMPAEGFGVFQVPDPGQCEQAVLDAIDEGYRLIDTAAAYMNETAVGNALIKAIAGGVAREELFITTKLWVQDASYKGAKTAIETSLANLQLEYLDLYLIHQPMGDYYGAYRAMEEAYKAGKIKAIGVCNFYPHVLADFCETVGIIPAVNQVELHPFFQQADAVALMKEYKIVPEAWAPFAEGKYEIFTRPELVSIGEKYGKTPAQVALRWNVQRGVVVIPKSVHKERMKQNMNIWDFALTQEDMEAIAKLDMGHSEIVDHSDPAFVKFLHGMKIHDE, encoded by the coding sequence ATGGAATTTGTAACATTGAATAATGGAGTAAAAATGCCAGCAGAAGGATTTGGAGTGTTTCAGGTTCCTGACCCGGGACAATGCGAACAGGCAGTTTTGGATGCCATTGATGAAGGGTATCGGCTGATTGATACGGCAGCAGCTTATATGAATGAGACAGCAGTTGGGAATGCACTTATAAAAGCAATTGCAGGCGGAGTCGCAAGAGAAGAGCTTTTCATTACAACAAAATTATGGGTACAGGATGCCAGCTATAAAGGAGCTAAGACAGCGATTGAAACATCCCTTGCAAATTTACAGTTGGAATATCTTGATCTTTATCTGATTCATCAGCCAATGGGCGATTATTATGGGGCATACCGTGCTATGGAAGAGGCATATAAAGCTGGAAAAATAAAGGCGATCGGTGTATGTAACTTCTATCCGCATGTACTAGCAGATTTTTGTGAGACTGTGGGAATCATTCCGGCAGTCAATCAGGTGGAACTGCATCCATTCTTTCAGCAGGCAGATGCCGTTGCATTGATGAAAGAATATAAGATTGTACCAGAAGCATGGGCACCATTTGCAGAAGGAAAATATGAAATCTTTACAAGACCAGAGCTTGTTTCCATTGGAGAAAAGTATGGAAAAACCCCGGCACAGGTTGCGCTTCGATGGAACGTGCAGCGTGGTGTGGTCGTGATCCCCAAATCAGTACATAAGGAGCGAATGAAACAGAATATGAATATATGGGACTTTGCGTTGACACAGGAGGATATGGAGGCGATTGCAAAATTAGATATGGGACATAGTGAGATCGTAGACCACAGTGATCCTGCATTTGTGAAATTCCTGCATGGAATGAAAATTCATGACGAATGA
- a CDS encoding ABC transporter ATP-binding protein, with amino-acid sequence MNTEYIRLDHITKKFDRDPVLKDLNAVLKKGEILGFLGPSGAGKTTTIKILTGQLKPTSGDAYVLGIHVKHIDETIYEQIGIVTDQSGIYERMTVYENLKYFAKILKVDLKRVDELLNQVGLAEHRKKPAGKLSKGQTQRLVLARAVLHKPRVLFLDEPTSGLDPSTALDIHSLLKQLRDEGMSIFLTTHNMEEATKLCDHVALLNDGQIVEYGTPKELCLRYNSEKKYRVLLETGEELQLDQNEENINRIAEWMKGNQVEAIHSCEPTLETVFLTVTGRALQ; translated from the coding sequence ATGAATACCGAATATATTCGTCTGGACCATATCACAAAAAAATTTGACAGGGATCCGGTTTTAAAAGATTTGAACGCGGTACTGAAAAAGGGTGAAATCCTGGGATTTCTGGGCCCCAGCGGGGCTGGCAAGACTACTACCATCAAAATTTTGACGGGGCAGCTGAAACCCACATCGGGGGATGCCTATGTCCTTGGGATACATGTGAAACATATTGACGAGACCATCTATGAGCAGATCGGTATTGTCACAGACCAGTCAGGAATCTATGAACGAATGACAGTGTATGAAAACCTGAAGTACTTTGCAAAAATATTGAAGGTGGATTTGAAAAGAGTCGATGAACTGCTTAACCAGGTGGGACTGGCGGAGCACAGGAAAAAGCCGGCCGGGAAATTATCCAAAGGCCAGACGCAGCGGCTGGTGCTTGCACGTGCAGTTCTTCACAAACCCAGGGTGCTTTTTCTGGATGAGCCGACAAGCGGTCTTGATCCCTCGACAGCACTGGACATCCACAGTCTTTTAAAGCAGCTGAGGGATGAAGGGATGTCCATTTTCCTCACCACGCACAATATGGAGGAAGCCACAAAACTCTGTGACCACGTGGCTTTGCTGAATGACGGGCAGATCGTAGAATATGGAACGCCCAAAGAGCTATGCCTGCGCTACAACAGCGAGAAAAAATACCGGGTGCTCCTCGAAACGGGAGAAGAGCTTCAACTGGACCAGAACGAAGAGAATATAAACCGCATCGCGGAATGGATGAAAGGTAATCAGGTGGAGGCCATTCATTCCTGTGAGCCGACGCTGGAGACCGTATTCTTAACAGTAACAGGGAGGGCACTGCAGTGA